A window of the Bos indicus x Bos taurus breed Angus x Brahman F1 hybrid chromosome X, Bos_hybrid_MaternalHap_v2.0, whole genome shotgun sequence genome harbors these coding sequences:
- the SLC25A53 gene encoding solute carrier family 25 member 53 isoform X1, producing MMSRLARPISGARGRPPRAASCSGPLLAKRSSRPAGAAAHRRGSRCGVKCSSDSQTLPIGILPFFHLHPGIFSMGEQNHSPGKELQHWTQKEAPGKRSWHSHAYALGAISNFMSTFLTFPIYKVVFRQQIHAVAVSEALRQLWHEGPQYFYRGIYPPLLSKTLQGTLLFGTYDSMLCCLSPVGPHSLGNRWAAGLMSGVVEAVALSPFERVQNVLQDGRKQARFPSTISILKEFHSYGLWGRLSQGYYRGFWPILLRNSLGSALYFSFKDPIQNSLAEQGLPHWVPALVSGSVNGTITCLVLYPLIVLVANMQSHIGWQSMPSLWASIQDVWDTRGRKVFLIYRGGSLVILRSSVTWGLTTAIHDFLQRRYHSRKEPKD from the exons ATGATGAGTCGGTTGGCGAGGCCAATCAGCGGGGCGAGGGGGCGGCCTCCCCGCGCAGCCTCCTGCTCAGGGCCATTGCTAGCAAAAAGGAGTAGCAGGCCGGCGGGGGCTGCGGCACACAGGCGCGGAAGCCGGTGCGGTGTCAAGTGCAGCTCGGACTCTCAGACCCTGCCGATTGGCATTTTACC TTTCTTCCATCTGCACCCAGGTATCTTCAGCATGGGGGAACAAAACCACTCTCCCGGGAAGGAGCTTCAGCACTGGACACAAAAAGAGGCTCCAGGAAAGAGAAGCTGGCACTCCCATGCCTACGCCCTTGGTGCCatttccaactttatgtccactTTTCTGACCTTTCCTATCTATAAGGTTGTGTTCCGGCAACAGATCCATGCTGTGGCGGTGTCAGAGGCTTTGCGGCAGCTTTGGCATGAAGGCCCTCAATACTTCTACCGGGGAATCTACCCGCCTCTTCTCTCCAAGACATTGCAAGGGACTCTGCTGTTTGGGACTTACGATAGCATGCTGTGTTGTCTCTCCCCTGTTGGGCCACACTCCCTGGGGAACCGCTGGGCTGCGGGGCTTATGTCTGGTGTGGTGGAGGCTGTGGCACTTAGCCCCTTTGAGAGGGTGCAAAATGTGCTCCAGGATGGTCGCAAGCAAGCTCGCTTTCCCAGCACCATCAGCATTCTCAAGGAATTTCACTCTTATGGGCTTTGGGGCCGGCTGTCACAGGGTTACTATCGCGGTTTCTGGCCTATCCTTCTCAGGAACAGCCTGGGGAGTGCTCTGTATTTCTCCTTCAAGGATCCCATTCAGAATAGCTTGGCAGAGCAAGGCCTGCCCCACTGGGTTCCTGCCTTGGTGTCTGGGAGTGTCAATGGAACAATCACCTGCCTAGTTCTGTATCCTCTGATTGTGCTGGTTGCCAATATGCAGTCCCACATTGGCTGGCAGAGCATGCCAAGCTTATGGGCCTCTATCCAGGATGTGTGGGACACTCGGGGCCGAAAGGTATTTCTGATCTACCGGGGAGGTTCCCTGGTCATCCTAAGGTCCAGTGTAACCTGGGGCCTTACTACTGCTATCCATGACTTCCTGCAGAGGAGGTATCATTCCAGGAAAGAGCCGAAAGACTGA
- the SLC25A53 gene encoding solute carrier family 25 member 53 isoform X2 encodes MGEQNHSPGKELQHWTQKEAPGKRSWHSHAYALGAISNFMSTFLTFPIYKVVFRQQIHAVAVSEALRQLWHEGPQYFYRGIYPPLLSKTLQGTLLFGTYDSMLCCLSPVGPHSLGNRWAAGLMSGVVEAVALSPFERVQNVLQDGRKQARFPSTISILKEFHSYGLWGRLSQGYYRGFWPILLRNSLGSALYFSFKDPIQNSLAEQGLPHWVPALVSGSVNGTITCLVLYPLIVLVANMQSHIGWQSMPSLWASIQDVWDTRGRKVFLIYRGGSLVILRSSVTWGLTTAIHDFLQRRYHSRKEPKD; translated from the coding sequence ATGGGGGAACAAAACCACTCTCCCGGGAAGGAGCTTCAGCACTGGACACAAAAAGAGGCTCCAGGAAAGAGAAGCTGGCACTCCCATGCCTACGCCCTTGGTGCCatttccaactttatgtccactTTTCTGACCTTTCCTATCTATAAGGTTGTGTTCCGGCAACAGATCCATGCTGTGGCGGTGTCAGAGGCTTTGCGGCAGCTTTGGCATGAAGGCCCTCAATACTTCTACCGGGGAATCTACCCGCCTCTTCTCTCCAAGACATTGCAAGGGACTCTGCTGTTTGGGACTTACGATAGCATGCTGTGTTGTCTCTCCCCTGTTGGGCCACACTCCCTGGGGAACCGCTGGGCTGCGGGGCTTATGTCTGGTGTGGTGGAGGCTGTGGCACTTAGCCCCTTTGAGAGGGTGCAAAATGTGCTCCAGGATGGTCGCAAGCAAGCTCGCTTTCCCAGCACCATCAGCATTCTCAAGGAATTTCACTCTTATGGGCTTTGGGGCCGGCTGTCACAGGGTTACTATCGCGGTTTCTGGCCTATCCTTCTCAGGAACAGCCTGGGGAGTGCTCTGTATTTCTCCTTCAAGGATCCCATTCAGAATAGCTTGGCAGAGCAAGGCCTGCCCCACTGGGTTCCTGCCTTGGTGTCTGGGAGTGTCAATGGAACAATCACCTGCCTAGTTCTGTATCCTCTGATTGTGCTGGTTGCCAATATGCAGTCCCACATTGGCTGGCAGAGCATGCCAAGCTTATGGGCCTCTATCCAGGATGTGTGGGACACTCGGGGCCGAAAGGTATTTCTGATCTACCGGGGAGGTTCCCTGGTCATCCTAAGGTCCAGTGTAACCTGGGGCCTTACTACTGCTATCCATGACTTCCTGCAGAGGAGGTATCATTCCAGGAAAGAGCCGAAAGACTGA